The DNA window AGGCCAAGCTCGCGAGGCTTTGGAAAAGATGAACGGGTTTGACTTGGCTGGCCGTCCTATCCGTGTTGGCCTTGGCAACGATAAGTTTACCCCTGAGAGTACTGCCAACCTAATGCACAAATTTTCCGGTAATAACCAGGGCGGCTTCCAAGGCTCTGCGTTCTCCGGAGCAGGCGGACGTGGCCAACAGTCTACGTTCGACCGAGCCGGAGGTCGCGACAGCGAAAAGACTGGTGGTGCTAGCGCTTTGGATGATACAGACGTTGCTGGCGTCAACTTTAACAACTATAGCCGCGATGCATTGATGAGAAAACTTGCCAGGACCGACGAAGCCCCGACCAACGGCAACGAAGAGCGCCAGCAGATTCTCAAGCCTAAGACGGAGACGAAACCCCTTCCTGTCAACGTAAATATGGCCAGTCGCTGTGTTGTGTTGCACAACATGTTCGACGCCACAGAGTAAGCATTACCCTAGTTTGACATTTACAGACAGTGACGCTAACTGGGAACCACAGGGAGGAGGGCGACGACTGGGTCAAAGAGCTCGAAGATGAGGTTCGACAGGAAGCGGAACAACGATATGGGCATGTTGTCCATATCTCTGTCGACCCCAACTCTAAAGGAGACATTTACCTCAAGTTTGACAAAGTCCAGGGCGGCGAAAACGCCATCAAGGGTCTCAACGGTAGATACTTTGGCGGCCGAATGATCGACGCGTCACCTGTTGTAGACGCCGTCTACAGCAGTTTGTTCTCTCGCACCCGGGCAATCTGAAGCTAATGCTTTGCTATTCACATTGTGCAATCTAGGAACTTGGAGGTTGGTAACTAGTTTATGAAAATATAACCCAGTATTCCTTGTTAACCCATTGACAGCCCTTTCTATGCCTTTTTGCAATTATCCAGTACGACTTTTGCTATAAAGACAGAATAGCACCACGACGCAGGTTACACCTTTTGTCCAACCGAATACTAAATCAGCCAAGTTCTTTTGGTGCAGCAGATCTTTTGAATCCAACGGGGCGCCTTGGTCGCCGGTTTTGACTTTCTTACTTAGTCCATTTCATAATGCGTTTTAGCACCTCTTTATAAGGCAATGTCCCAAACTGATGTTTATGCCTAGGACGGTCATCGATAGTCGTTTTGATCAAAATTCGTTTTCGAAATCGTGTAGGATTAGTTTCTGATATTGATGCCATAGCAATGATAACTCTTAAAATACTCGACGTAGGATGGATATCATTGATTGAGATGACACGGGCAAATTTGGGGCATCATCATACTTGAGCTTTTCGAATAGGGCTGAGGGTAGCTACTTGAGCCTTTCAAGAAGATTAGAGAATATACATTGTTGAGAATGATTGGGAATGCTCCTGTGTCcattctctttttgcttttgctctATTCATCTCGCTCCGGCTTCCCTCCATTCTCCAAAACGAATTCAGCCTTGGAAGACAAGAATTGAATTGAAGCTGCTAATATGGTAGTAGCTCGAGACGTGGTCCACGTGATGACAGCTGTTCTACCTTTGCATCAGCTACCAAGTACTTCTTCACTTGTACGTCTATAACCTCTtcactttctttctttttttggagcAGGAcatatattattaatatttaactttgTGCGCGCATCTGTCGATCGTCCAGCCATTCACAGCATCGTGACTCTCAAAGAATCTTCATTCACTAggttctctctttttcttcctcatgTACAGCCACTTCCTCCGTTTTCAGCACACTCCTTGGTGGTGTTTCAAGAGAAGCACCGCAGCGAGCCAAATCTTCTAGGAGCTGCGGAAGCCGGCAGCAAACAGCCGAATAACCTCACTTCATGCTCAGTTCACATTCAGCTCTCAGCACTTTTGGCCACGTTTTTGCGGCGTAATTTCTTGGGGGTTCACTAGgagttttttcttccttttcgtttGCTTTCTTCCCACCCTTTTATCTCTATTTTCCTTCTCGCTTCTCTCACCTGCCGCATCCGTTTCTGGGAACTTTCATTCAACCAGCATTTTCTCGACAGCGGATTCACGCTTTCTTTTTAACAGAAAACCTTGGGTCTTTTCTTGATTCCTTTGCGTTTTGCATAACCCCCCctgtttttttctgccatttAGCGTTTTTAGACAGGTCCTCTCCGCTTGACGCGCTGTATCTCAGAGAGACGAATCAGGTAAGTGTCCAGATTTTACTATTCCTGCCTTGTTCAAAAGAGGAGAGTCATTCGAGTCAATATATGTTCTATTTCAATCCGAAGATGCAGGAGAAAGCCAAGGGGTTATCAGCAGAGCTGACGAAATGACAGGATCGTAACCTCCGCGTCTTTCAGCCCTGTCCAACACTCCTATACCGCTCACTTTCTTCCCTGCTCTTTATCTGCTCTCATTCTTTACGCCGGCTGTGGCGCCACATTTCTGCGTCGCTTCCAGAATATGATCTGGAGCGATATCAGAACTCTCACTACAGAAGGCAGCTTCAATAGGTGTAGCACGCCGGTCAGCTCAGCGAATTCAGTCATCGAAGGAGCAGCAGTTGTCATCGGAAACATGCTGTCTGTCAACTTTTCCACGCCCCTCAACGGGCCTGCACGGTCTGAGAGGATCAAGCAAATGTCCAATAACCATGTAAGGCCTCATTCTTCCACCATCGTTAATAGTGGCTGACCAACTGTTGCTACTAGCCTGCTTTCGAGAAATCTCGTATCACGCAGGAGATTTTGGTCAAGATACAGCACTCTCTGAGGCGCATGCCTGGCGTTGCTGCCAATGAATCGAATGAAATCATTCAACGGCTAATCGAAGTTGGTCAAGTCATCAGCCAGGAAACGAGCGCCCTCGTCGAAGCTGTCATGAATCTTCATCTCGACCAAGAAGACACAGATAAGGCGATTGCTAGGATGAGCATCGAGGCTAATCTTGCCAAGGCACATGCAGATGATCAAGCCCAGCGAATCAAcagccttgaagaagagcttcggcaagagaagaagaggagagaagacaCTGAAGAGAATCTCAAGAATATGATTGGTGGTATCGCAGACATCACCACCGAGTTCAAGCAGTTAAGGGATAAAGCTGACAGACAGAAAACCGACTTGCTGAGTAAGGGCTTGCCATTTTCCGATGGCGATTTTCTCATCAGAGTAAGTAACTTTCATGGGCTAAACCAGCGTTATATCTGATCTGACTGTATACTATCTACTTATTAGAGCCTTGACAACACCATTCATctcttggaagatgaaatcAGCAAGCAGCATAGTCTTTGGACCGTGCAACAGCAGCCCAATTCCAACAGCATCCCTCGAACCATTGAACCCTCCCCTGAGCACGTTCAAGTTACAAACGGTCACCGTAAGCCTCTAGTGCCTCTtcaagaggaggaggtgggcaacggcagcatcttcagcgaCCCCGTAACATCGCCCAGACCAGCTACGGCTTTTCAGCCCGCTCAGCGACCCCCTACGGTTGGTCCCCCGCCAAAGTTTGGCCAGTTTCAGGGAAACATGCCTCCGCGGCCTACGACAGCCCTGCCTCATGATCGCCGAACTGCCAATGCGTGGAACCCAGTCGCACCCATGCAGGGTGGCAGACAAGGCTCCTTTAACCATAGGCCACAGTTCCAAGGCCCTCATTCCGGCCGAGCCCCCCTCTCGCCAGGGTTTTCAGAGTAACCCTCAGTTCCGAACCAGCTTCCCGCAGTCTGCTTTTGCTATGCCAGAGAACCCTCCTCAAAGGCCAAGCAGCGCGTTTAGCTATGGTCGGGACTACTTCCCCAACACTCCAACTGGCCAATCTCGAGGCAGGTATGGTGGCCGTCTTCGTGATAACGCTCCACCGCCTCCATTGCTAGATTTCGGAGCCTCGTCCTCCGGTAGCTCTGCTCCTGGTCCTCTTAATGCCCTTGTGAGTCGCAACCCCTACTCTAACCAGCCAATCACGATCACAGAGCAAGCCGTCCAGGCATGGCACGGGCATATGATGCATTTTTATGCAACTATACGCCACTTTGTCGATGGTCACGCCAATAACCCTGATCCCACGGGCGAGACAAAGCTGAGCCAGACGCACCTATGGCCAATCCTGCTGGCCACGTACTACCCGCTATCTGAGCAGGCAGCAGAGTCTTACCTTGACCATCACATTCGTAGCGAGAACTCCAAATCCTGCATTGTCACTAGAGTCATCATAGACTTTGTCGTGAACCGAGTTTGGAACCCTAGTGCTTGGGCCGGCGCCGATGCAGACTCTACTTATGGCATCATGGAAGTAGAAAGAGATCTAGAGCGTACAACAGGTGACTACTCCGCGTCATTTAGTGTTCTCCATTATCCACACGCAGAAAACTAACGTCTCACAGGTCAACCATCGGCTATTCGCCAGCCAATTCTCGACCGTATGGCTGCAATCATCGATGTCGTCATGAAAAGGGAGCAGGGCGGCCCCTTTATCAAGAATCGCATCGAAGAAGCCACTCACGCTCTCCTGACCAGCCTCCAACCACTGATGAATACATTTTACAACGCGGCCGACGCAATCCAAGACTTGGAGCAGGTCATCGACAGCGCCTACGAGATATCTTTCAAGATTCTCACCAGCCGCCTGACTTTTGACTTTCGATTTCCCGAAATCGGCAGCCGCTTCTCTTCGCAGTCGATGCTGCCCATCTGGCCACCCACTGACCCGTTGGAGCTGCAAGCAAAGCATTGGCGTGTGGCATTGGTGACGACTCCGGTAGTGACGTGCCGAAACGATACTGGCTCGAATATTTCTGCGCACTCTGTATCCCTGGCAGATGTCTTCTGCATGCAGTGAGAGATGTTTCGGCCTGGTATGGAAGGGGAAGATGGGGTTGGCTATTTTGTTAACGTAtaggagatgaagatggtatatttctcttttttttttttcgtttcttctcaTTCACGCAGGATTGATACGTTGGAAAATGATATCATAATAAACTCATGGCCAAGAATAAGGTATTACTTGAAAAAATAAAGCACCAAAActcaaaagaacaaaaaaaggctaCCTAGGATAGGGACAGATTCGATATCAAGGATGACTGGGTTTTGGGCGTTACTGGTTTATACgatttttaattacttttattcttCTCTGGTTTACTTTAATATCAGACTCAACCTGATAGCCAAAACACTCGGAGAGGATATCTCGTTATCCCGATCTGTGTTTGTCTTCCTGATGTGCTGGGAAGAGCATCCGATCAAGAAGAGCTTTGCGGCAAAGATACAATTCAATCATAGGCATTTCGTgggacttttcttttcttctctttcttcttcttcttttatacCTTTATCTACATGAACATTGGAAATGACaaaacttttttctttcgctgTTTAGCAAGGGAAATCAATCTGATATGAGTAATATCTCGTCTCGAGTTGTAAAGCCCCCCCTCCAAATCGTGATAAGTGTGCCCTTTGGGACCAAGTCTCTTGCCAGCTTAAATCTAGCCGTTATTACAAGTAAGAATCATAACGCCAAAATATTTTTTCGTCCTTTTATTACCGAGCCACTTTGCCTCGATACATAAACAAAGCGTAAACAGCGCTGCTAATGTCTAAAGAGTCTTCTTACACCCGCTCCCTCGCTTGCCAATTTGCCCAATGAGCCCTCATGTAGACAATCATCTTGATAAAAATCCTCTTTGCAGCTCTCTTATACCAGAGAATTACTGCCAGACAGCCACAGTAGTCTCCGGTCATCGAATCGGATACTCTCCCAAAAAGGTCCTTCAACCAAGATCTCATCAGGTTTGCCCAAGGTCTTTCCTGTCCCAGCGGCGAACAACGGCTCCCAGAACAACCTTTAGGATACCCTCGGCGGTAAGGTTCTTTCTGCTATTAGAAGACTTGCCATCCCAGGTCACCGTGTCCACCATGTCTCTGACCTTCTGCTTCACCAGCTCGTCATCCAATTCTTTTAGCGCCGCCGAGGCGCGCTTGTCGTTTCCAATTTGGAAAAACTGTATGCCGACTTGGTGCGACGGCGCGTCGAACATGTCAAGTTTCCTGGCGTACTGCAAGATGATTCTCTCGGGGTCGTCTGATGGACTGCCGTCCGTGATGacaatgatgttgatgggCTTGACCTTTTCAAAATGTTGGTACGGAGTCTTGCTGGGGTCAAGCCTCGCAACGTATGGCTTGAGAATGTCTTCTAGTCTCCGGCCAGTAGGCGTGCCACCGTCGGGGGTGGCTTGCCGAAAGGCCATGTGAACCTTTTCTGGAGTGTCGATGCCGTAGTAACCGCCCATGGGCTTGCCCGCATCCGTGGTATATTCTGTCGATCTATGGTTCAGAAAGTACAAATCAATGCCATCCTCGTCGCGAGCAGTGCAAATCTCCGTGATTTTGAGCAGAACCTCTGACACTTCTCGCCAGTTGGCGCCGTGCATGGAGCCAGAGTCGTCGATGAGGAAGATTGTGTCAAAGGACGCCAGAAAGGCGTATTCATCGTCTTTCCCGGTGAtttgaggcggcggcgccttgctgctgctcgcaaCGGGTGGAGCTACCGCAGAGTAGGCAGGAGGAGCATCAACTGCGAAGAGACAGCAAAGTCAGACtgtattcttttcttttgtccgTATCGCATCTTGGGATAACATACCTGGGTCTGCATACGGATTGTTTGGAGCCAATGAACTCTTGGACTCGCTCTTCTCAGAGTTCCTGTCAGAATCTCCGCGAAGCTTGTCCTTTATGCTTCCAAGAAATGATGATCTTCTCATGAtgtaagaaagaagaagggcaaacTTTGAAATCGAGTAGTATGTGCAGCCGAGTCGACGTTGCGAGAGGTCGCGAGCGTtgaagagagggagatggctgatataagaagaagaagaaaaggtttGCGCAAGCGTCGCTCAAACAGCAATTTCGCAAGTCACACCTGCCAAGAATAGTCCTGATGAAAGAGAGGATAAGTGGCAGCTAGTGCCGGCAGCCGTGACTTGCTGTTCAAATTCGTCCTTCTTTGTTTGCCAAAAGCCTTGTAAGTAGGTAACCGTTCAAGGTAACCACCCGCTGCACCactagaagaagaagaaaaacccTTTATTTGCAAATTGATGCTTAATCGGTAATAATGGAGAAGTCGCTGTGATAATAGATATCTTTGGGTGTTGTGAATTGTTATTTTCATGAATAACCCAATTGTATGCATGGAACagtacctatatatataggtaaATTCGCATGTACCAAACTTGGTGTTATACTTGTATAATCGTTCAACCTTGCAACTGTCCGTGCAGCAGACTTAGATTAGCTAAATGTAATTTAAACTTCGTAATTTGTATAACAAGATAGAAAAGTGCCCGTCTTGAACACTGGAATCCGGTGACGGTCTACAAATTGAACTGTCTTAAGTCAGTCACAGTCAGGCATACTTGGGCTTAACTGCACGCCCCACCTAACCCGAAGATCAAGGGTCAGTGGGTTGTGGCTGTGGCGCAGGGCAGAGGCGGGGGCCTCAGTCACTGCCTGCACACCAGCATGGTCGGTGGCGCCTCAGCCTCAAGGCCGTTTGAAAGGCCACCTGCAAGGCAGAAAAGGTACGGCCCAGATCGATCTGGTTTGGCTTTACAGGGGGCACCTCGTCAACGAGACATCAGTGGCCACTGCAGTCTTGGCCCCTGAGTGTCTAGCACATTTGCATCCTAGGCACGAACCTCGCATAGAAGCGAAACGCACTAGACTGTTCCAGAGATCCGGTTCTCTGGCAATGGTTCATGAAAGACGCCCCTTTTGGGCGATCAACCCTCCCAAGTTGGCCTCCAACCGATGCTGTGGTGGGAATATGTAAGGTACGCGAGGCAGTGACAAGGTAAGGCGCGCGGCAAAGCGATTGGACAGGCAGGACAGGCAGGACCGGTGGCCAGAAGATGACCAAAGCGGCTCACACATGACGGGCTAATGTCTCGAAACAGTCGGTTTgttcattcattcatctGAGGCGCTATTACGTCTCAACACAAGACTGCTATTCCGCCGCCGTCATTCATCCCCCAGGTGACAGTCATCGTTCATTTAAAGTTCACACTCTTCAACAAATCCTTGTACATAGCCCCATGCCTTACTCGGCATACTTGCACTACTCCCCCTAGTAATAGGAGGCTTCACCTTCGCCTCTTCCTGCTAAATTCAATCAaaattgctgctgccttggctaGGCAAGCCGCTGATACCCGCAATTTCCGCCGAGGGGGGGCTGAAAACATCAGAACTTTTGGGTCAGGTCGGCCAACTCTTattcaatctttttttcttgtgtcTAGTGGAGAAATTCGAGTGTTAGCGTTTGAATATGGCCGGAATGAATGCAACTGCGGCAGTAAAACTTACTTGTTGACAACGCGCTCGATACCCTCCAAGCCCATCCTAAGGACGTCCATCTTGGGGCCGTATGACAGACGCACAAAGTGGTGGCATGGGCTGTCAAACAGATCACGTCGTCGCGAGGGGTTAAGATCGAAGAAGATACCAGGGACAACAATAACCTTCTCTTCCAAGCAGGCCTGGAAGAAGTTGAGGCCGTCAGCAATAGCCTCGGGAAGGCCCTCGAGGTTCAGCCACCTTGATAGTTCAAAATGTTAGCATAATTGCACGCACAAAGCATTGTTTTAGAGAGATTATCATACAGGTAGAATGTGGAATCGGGAACGTATTTAATGGAGAAGCCCATCTCACGTAGACGTCGGACCGTAAAGTCACGCTTGTCCTATTGGCCTGTTAGACTCCCCCGTCTTCACAACTAACATTCTTGGGGAAACAAACCCGGAAGtggcgctggagatgaaTCATCTCGCTCTGAACCAAGGTAGGGTCAAGCATTGGGACAGCAGCCTCTTGGAGAGCATGCACGGCACCACCATCCAAGTAGCTACCACATGAGCCAATACTAGACACGCTATTATTAGCAAAACCGCAGAATCATCAAGTGAGCTTTGGTTAGTTTGTAACATACGCGCTGATGTACTCTAGAGGCAAATGAGAGTTAGTATTTGCAGCTCCATCATCAGAATTCGTTACTGTGTGGCTTGAGCTCACCCTTGGGTCCAATGATCCATGCAATTCGCCATCCAGGCAGTCGGAAGCGCTTAGTGAGACCGTCAATGATCAACacatcgtcttcgtcgacaTCCTCAACATTCTCAGCGGCCGAGATGGTGGAACCATCGCAGTTGCTGGTATAGTTGTATCCAGAGTAGAACTCGTCGCTGATAAAGGTGGCGCGGCCCCGGCAAAGATCCTGGATCTCGGCCAGCTCGGGGTTGGCGACGACTCGGCCAGTGGGGTTGCGAGGGTTTGAGGTAAGGATAACAGAGGTACCACGGGCGATTTCTTCGGCAATCTTGTCGGGGTGGATGTGATAACCGTCTTCTTCGGAGAGGGGGACGGGAATAGCTGCAAACTGTAATTCAGACAAGTCAGACGATACGTTTGTAATTTCTGAGTGCTCAAATTGCAACAAGACTCACGTTCTTGAACAAACTCAGCATCTCGTTGTAAGCGGTGTAGtcgggcaagaagaaggacaggTATGAGCTGCCTAGAACAGCGGCAATTCGGATGAGACCAGCACGGCCACCGGGCACGATGGCGACGTTCTCCCAGGTGTATTTGCTGTCTTTATCCTGGCGGTGCGTCTCATTGTAGAGCTTGGCAACAGCTTCTCTCAGGGGCTTGATACCAGCAGTAGGGCCGTACTCTCTGGCCGCAACGCTGATGTTGATTGTCTCGGGTCGCTTGAAGCAACCGGCAATTTCGTCCTCGACTTCAGGGGCACCCTGGCCAAGATTGGCCCACGCATCAGGCTCATCCATGAAGCCATACTCGTTGGCTCGCTCAGTACACCAGATGACACCAGTAGACGATCGGCTGGCATCCAGGCCGGCGTGGGGCATGTGGCCTTCGTGCGCATTGCGGAACTGTCTGTGGACCTTGGATTGGAACTCTATAAGCCAAACTCATGTCAGCATCTTGTAATCAATGTTCAATCATGTTCCagttgcaaaaaaaaaaaaatcaatgTCGCAGTTGCGGCCGCAGAAACCCTGTCAGTGCAGCGCAGTACAAGCTGGCGGTGGCCGTCAAGCTGCGGGGGAGGGGTAATCCTGCTTGGGAGTTGGGGTCGCTGCAATGGCGGGGCGCATCCAAGCAACAATCAAGCCAAGTCGAGCGCCACCGCTGCTTTGACGGCCGCCACTTTTTGAACACAAAAAGGAATAAAGGAAAACAGGATGATGTAGTCTCTTGTGGCTTGGttgacagcagcaacacggcttttgctgcagcagcggtggcAACATCCACTTTCTTCGATCCCGTCCCAGCGTGCAGAGAGAGTGTATAGTATAGAGAAGGCCTCACTAACCATTCGTTGACGGCTCGGCGTTGCTGAAGcgtcgcagcagcggcttcgGGGCGCCGGTATGGCGATTGATGGAGAATTTGCGTCCGGAGAACATGTTTGCGGCTAGGAGAGCTAGACAGGCTGACCCAATCAATCAGTATTGCCCAACAGCGACAGAGGACAGGAGGAGAACTTGAAGTCGGGGGGCAGCAGACCAAAGGTGAAAAGAAGGGGGTAAAGAGGTGCTTTGTAGCCCGAAGAAAGGTACGGCACGTAGCACAGCTTCGGAAGAGCGGCACGGTATAACGTCACGCAGCTGTCCAAGCGAGAGGCACAGACGATCAGTGAAGTGCAGGTTCAAAGGCCAGGAGcgagcaagaagagctggaatCCTCTCTGGCAGCAGAGGacagagcaaaaaaaggctGAACAAGAAAATTACGTCCCAGAACCGCTCTGGGGCATCACCGCGAAGCTCTGCCTATATAACGGAGCAATAACTAGAGGGGGGGGCCACCTCGAGCACTAACAACGGATCCGCACGCAGAGCACAGCGCTAGATACTCCAGATGACCCCCCCAAACAAAGCGCTTTGGCAGGGGATTGGCAgtgagagcagcagcccggCAGGCTCTTCCAGGTGGAGGCAGCACCTCCGGCTGCCAATCCGCGACGCCGTCTGGGCaccaagaggaggagaaggcctGTGCATCTTCACTAAATCGGCATGGGCCAACCGATCCAGTTGAGAACGGCATGGCCGACGAGAAGTGAGCGCCGCAACAAGGAGAGGGTACGAAaggaaagaggggggggggagagagTATCAAAGAGACTCTTGATATTTTGAAACTGCATTTATTAATGAATTGAGTTTCGATTTCGGTTTTGGTTTCAAGTTGAAGGGCATTTTTATACAGCTCTAGTTGAGTTGGTGCTACCGCATCCAATACTAAAGCACGGGCAATCAATCTTGCACCTCCAGCTGAGGCTATTCCCACCGCCGCATTTACTTACTCCTCACTTCCCCTTCTCCTccactgcagctgcatgtTAGTCCCATCAGCGTCACTTCGAGCCAAAAATCCTGCTGAAACCTCCCCAACGTGTGGAGCATATAAAGCTGATTCTGTAACAATGCGCAGGCGAACACATATCCAAATAGAGACGGAGGAAAAGGAGCGGTGTCTTCGTCTCCGGTTTGCCCACCTTTGCCCGGCCT is part of the Trichoderma atroviride chromosome 1, complete sequence genome and encodes:
- a CDS encoding uncharacterized protein (EggNog:ENOG41), with amino-acid sequence MFSGRKFSINRHTGAPKPLLRRFSNAEPSTNEFQSKVHRQFRNAHEGHMPHAGLDASRSSTGVIWCTERANEYGFMDEPDAWANLGQGAPEVEDEIAGCFKRPETINISVAAREYGPTAGIKPLREAVAKLYNETHRQDKDSKYTWENVAIVPGGRAGLIRIAAVLGSSYLSFFLPDYTAYNEMLSLFKNFAAIPVPLSEEDGYHIHPDKIAEEIARGTSVILTSNPRNPTGRVVANPELAEIQDLCRGRATFISDEFYSGYNYTSNCDGSTISAAENVEDVDEDDVLIIDGLTKRFRLPGWRIAWIIGPKEYISAIGSCGSYLDGGAVHALQEAAVPMLDPTLVQSEMIHLQRHFRDKRDFTVRRLREMGFSIKYVPDSTFYLWLNLEGLPEAIADGLNFFQACLEEKVIVVPGIFFDLNPSRRRDLFDSPCHHFVRLSYGPKMDVLRMGLEGIERVVNKHKKKRLNKSWPT
- a CDS encoding uncharacterized protein (EggNog:ENOG41); the encoded protein is MMHFYATIRHFVDGHANNPDPTGETKLSQTHLWPILLATYYPLSEQAAESYLDHHIRSENSKSCIVTRVIIDFVVNRVWNPSAWAGADADSTYGIMEVERDLERTTGQPSAIRQPILDRMAAIIDVVMKREQGGPFIKNRIEEATHALLTSLQPLMNTFYNAADAIQDLEQVIDSAYEISFKILTSRLTFDFRFPEIGSRFSSQSMLPIWPPTDPLELQAKHWRVALVTTPVVTCRNDTGSNISAHSVSLADVFCMQ
- a CDS encoding uncharacterized protein (EggNog:ENOG41), yielding MIWSDIRTLTTEGSFNRCSTPVSSANSVIEGAAVVIGNMLSVNFSTPLNGPARSERIKQMSNNHPAFEKSRITQEILVKIQHSLRRMPGVAANESNEIIQRLIEVGQVISQETSALVEAVMNLHLDQEDTDKAIARMSIEANLAKAHADDQAQRINSLEEELRQEKKRREDTEENLKNMIGGIADITTEFKQLRDKADRQKTDLLSKGLPFSDGDFLIRSLDNTIHLLEDEISKQHSLWTVQQQPNSNSIPRTIEPSPEHVQVTNGHRKPLVPLQEEEVGNGSIFSDPVTSPRPATAFQPAQRPPTVGPPPKFGQFQGNMPPRPTTALPHDRRTANAWNPVAPMQGGRQGSFNHRPQFQGPHSGRAPLSPGFSE
- a CDS encoding uncharacterized protein (EggNog:ENOG41) gives rise to the protein MRRSSFLGSIKDKLRGDSDRNSEKSESKSSLAPNNPYADPVDAPPAYSAVAPPVASSSKAPPPQITGKDDEYAFLASFDTIFLIDDSGSMHGANWREVSEVLLKITEICTARDEDGIDLYFLNHRSTEYTTDAGKPMGGYYGIDTPEKVHMAFRQATPDGGTPTGRRLEDILKPYVARLDPSKTPYQHFEKVKPINIIVITDGSPSDDPERIILQYARKLDMFDAPSHQVGIQFFQIGNDKRASAALKELDDELVKQKVRDMVDTVTWDGKSSNSRKNLTAEGILKVVLGAVVRRWDRKDLGQT